The genomic stretch CTGTCACTCTCATCTCGGTCTAACCATTTGTGTATGTAGCAGCTAAATGCATTCACCGTAACCGAAACTATTCCGTAGATTAAGTATTGCAAGTTGAAAAATCTATGACAGGGTGCCTGTTGCAGCTTGCGTTCATTCCATTTTCCAGCCACATCCTCAGCTTTTCATCAAACTCACTCATTTCGATCAATCCAGCCTTCCTGGAACAGCACTGCCTCCATGAATTCCTTAGGAGAGCTCCCGGTCATCTTTTTAAAAACAACACCGAAATATTTATAATCTGAGAACCCGCATTTGATAGATATATCATTCAACGTATTCTCCTTTTCCTTCATAAGCTCCATCGCCTTCTGTACGCGATAACGGATCAGATATTCGTTAAATGTCATGCCTGTCTCTGATTTGAATTTCTTGACAATAAATGACTCGCTGTAGTGAAAATGCCTTACTATATCCTGTATCAATATCTTACGGCTGTAATTATTTTCAATATATTGCAATAAGCTCTTTATCAATGACTCCATAACCACATTTGTTTCCGTTTTCCTGATAAGAGTCTGGTTTAACAAGCTATCAGACTGAATTGTTTTCGTTAAGTATACTTCCCGCACCCTGCAGTGGTTCTTTGCCTGATCAACTGCACGTTTCAGCTCTGTAGCACTTAATGGTTTTATCAAGTAAGAAATGACGCCCAGATCAATCGCCTTTTTTGCATATTGAAATTCAGAGTATCCCGTAAGAATAATTGCGGAATAACTTAATCCGCTAGTACGGGCAAGCATCTCCAAACCACCCACCACGGGCATAGAGATGTCAGCAAGCACGATATCTGGCTGCAGCCTCTCTATCATATCTATTCCCTCTATTCCATCGCCGGCTTCTCCTACCACGCAGCAGTCCATTTCCGCCCAGGGCACAGAATAAACCAGTCCTTTCCTGATCATTTCTTCATCTTCCGCTATCAGCACCTTATACATATTCAACAGTCCTTTACTCCTGCCTGCACCTTCACCACAATCTGAAGCCCCTCGTTTTCCAATCTCCTTATCAGGATACCGCTTTCTCCGCTATATTTTAAATACAGCCTTCTCGCAATATTCTTAAGCCCCCTGTGCTCAGGGTCTGGCCCCTCTGATAGCAGACCAGCATTCAATCTCTCGACCTCTTCCTGAGTCATTCCGCTTCCATCATCTGTTACGGACAGATACAACACCTCACCCTGCGTATAGCCATCCACCCATATATGCAATTTCTGCCGATTTTTAAAGCCATGCTTAATAGAGTTCTCCACCAGTGTTAATAGTATGAGTTTCGGCAGCCGGCAATCAAGGCAACTGGTCTCGGGTGCAATTTCATAGAACAGTCTATCTCCATAACGGTACTTTTGAATTTTCAGATAACTTTCCAAATACTCCAGATCTTTACTCAAAAATACCTCTTCTTCC from Lacrimispora sphenoides JCM 1415 encodes the following:
- a CDS encoding response regulator transcription factor is translated as MYKVLIAEDEEMIRKGLVYSVPWAEMDCCVVGEAGDGIEGIDMIERLQPDIVLADISMPVVGGLEMLARTSGLSYSAIILTGYSEFQYAKKAIDLGVISYLIKPLSATELKRAVDQAKNHCRVREVYLTKTIQSDSLLNQTLIRKTETNVVMESLIKSLLQYIENNYSRKILIQDIVRHFHYSESFIVKKFKSETGMTFNEYLIRYRVQKAMELMKEKENTLNDISIKCGFSDYKYFGVVFKKMTGSSPKEFMEAVLFQEGWIDRNE